In Streptomyces seoulensis, the following are encoded in one genomic region:
- a CDS encoding NADP-dependent oxidoreductase yields MRKVSFAEFGGPDVLRLVDAEEPHAGPGQVRIAVRAAGVNPVDWRIREGQVLGAHPVELPSGVGLDAAGVVDEVGDGVEGVEPGDRVFGEGTDTYAEFAVLSAWARMPGNLTFEEAAGYPSVVETALRVLREVGVRPGETLLVSGASGGVGSAVLQIARDRGITVIGTAGAANQDYLRGLGALAATYGHGWTERVRRLGRVDAALDLAGSGVIRELTELTGDPARVISIADLDAPQLGVHFSGVAGDIRAALTEAVDLISRGRLHIPVDKSYRLDEAASAHIDSRAGHTRGRRVLVV; encoded by the coding sequence ATGAGAAAAGTGAGCTTCGCCGAGTTCGGCGGTCCGGACGTCCTGCGGCTCGTGGACGCCGAGGAGCCCCACGCGGGCCCCGGCCAGGTGCGCATCGCCGTACGGGCCGCAGGGGTGAACCCCGTCGACTGGAGAATCCGGGAGGGCCAGGTCCTCGGTGCCCATCCGGTCGAGCTGCCCTCGGGGGTGGGGCTGGACGCCGCCGGGGTGGTGGACGAGGTGGGCGACGGCGTCGAAGGAGTCGAGCCCGGCGACCGCGTGTTCGGCGAAGGGACCGACACCTACGCCGAGTTCGCCGTGCTGTCGGCCTGGGCCCGGATGCCCGGGAACCTGACGTTCGAGGAGGCGGCCGGATACCCCTCGGTGGTGGAGACCGCGCTACGTGTCCTGCGCGAGGTCGGCGTGCGGCCCGGAGAGACGCTGCTCGTGAGCGGCGCGTCCGGGGGAGTGGGGTCGGCGGTACTGCAGATCGCCCGCGACCGGGGCATCACCGTGATCGGCACGGCCGGTGCCGCGAACCAGGACTACCTGCGCGGCCTCGGCGCCCTCGCCGCCACCTACGGCCACGGCTGGACCGAGCGGGTGCGGCGGCTGGGCCGGGTCGACGCGGCCCTGGACCTCGCCGGCTCGGGCGTCATCCGCGAACTGACCGAGCTGACCGGCGATCCGGCACGGGTGATCTCCATCGCCGACCTCGACGCGCCCCAACTCGGCGTCCACTTCTCCGGGGTGGCCGGCGACATACGGGCCGCCCTCACGGAGGCCGTCGACCTCATCTCACGGGGGCGCCTGCACATCCCGGTCGACAAGTCGTACCGCCTCGATGAGGCCGCGTCGGCACACATCGACAGCCGGGCGGGGCATACCAGGGGGCGCCGGGTGCTGGTGGTCTGA
- a CDS encoding MMPL family transporter, translated as MNSFTVRVARWSARHPWRAIVGWLVFVALCLGAGSAVGTNGATTADYRVGEAGRAEAMAAEGHLERRPTEQVLFSSRSGPPDRASADADAAAKELSARMRRLPEVAGVAAPLLSRDHRITMVEVALRGEERDAKDKVDALAAQTRAVSEAYPGLLLRETGSPSISKGVDQQRGDDLALSEELTLPVTLITLLVAFGSVTMAAVPLLIALSAIAAAVGLSMVASHISPDAGVGTNVILMIGLAVGVDYTLFYLKREREERARSAGRLSSRALVELAAATSGRAVVVSGVAVVASTATLYLAADVIFSSLATGTIVVVLVAVASSLTVLPALLVTLGERLERRARSRAERGKPQRRVRDHGGSRLWAALLRPASRHPLVTLCVAVLALLALAVPLAGLRITEMSRDTHSREIPAMRVYDLLNEEFPEHRVTHQVVVRADAARSAEVVAALQEVARRADEDPLFAGASPVRTSADRRISTLELKVPHLGNSEQAYASLGHLRKNYLPATVGRVAGAEFGVSGDVARYADYPAHQNSKLPLVLGALLLATFAMTAYAFRSVVLGLLGVVLNLLSAAAALGLLVLVFQRTWAEGLLDFHSTGSIGSRVPLFLFVILFGLSMDYQVFVVSRVREAVVAGVPTRQAVLDGIRRSASVVTSAAVVMTTVFASFVFLHIIEMKQIGFVLAAAVLLDAFIVRITILPSAMLLLGRRCWWPSRTGREPTAASTGKTDKRPAAEVR; from the coding sequence ATGAACTCATTCACGGTGCGCGTGGCGCGCTGGAGCGCTCGGCATCCCTGGCGGGCCATCGTCGGCTGGCTCGTGTTCGTGGCGCTCTGTCTGGGAGCCGGCAGCGCCGTGGGTACCAACGGCGCGACAACGGCGGACTACCGCGTCGGCGAGGCCGGCCGGGCGGAGGCGATGGCCGCCGAGGGGCATCTGGAGCGCAGGCCCACCGAGCAGGTGCTGTTCTCCTCCCGCTCCGGACCCCCCGACCGGGCCTCCGCCGATGCCGATGCCGCCGCGAAGGAACTGAGCGCCCGGATGCGGCGGCTCCCCGAGGTGGCCGGAGTCGCCGCACCGCTGCTGTCGCGTGACCACCGGATCACCATGGTCGAGGTGGCCCTGAGAGGCGAGGAGCGGGACGCGAAGGACAAGGTCGACGCGCTGGCCGCACAGACCCGGGCCGTGAGCGAGGCGTATCCGGGGCTGCTACTGCGGGAGACCGGGAGTCCGTCCATCAGCAAGGGAGTTGACCAGCAGCGCGGCGACGACCTGGCGCTCTCGGAGGAACTGACCCTCCCCGTCACTCTGATCACCCTGCTGGTCGCCTTCGGCTCGGTGACCATGGCGGCCGTGCCGCTGCTGATCGCCCTGTCCGCGATCGCCGCGGCCGTCGGGCTGTCGATGGTGGCCTCGCACATCTCCCCGGACGCCGGGGTCGGCACGAACGTCATCCTGATGATCGGCCTGGCCGTGGGCGTGGACTACACCCTCTTCTACCTCAAGCGGGAGCGGGAGGAACGGGCCCGCTCCGCCGGGCGGCTGAGTTCGCGGGCGCTGGTGGAACTGGCCGCGGCGACATCGGGCCGGGCGGTGGTGGTGTCCGGTGTCGCGGTCGTCGCCTCCACGGCGACGCTCTACCTCGCCGCCGACGTCATCTTCTCCTCGCTGGCCACCGGCACGATCGTGGTCGTCCTCGTCGCGGTGGCGAGTTCCCTGACGGTACTGCCCGCGCTCCTGGTCACGCTCGGCGAACGGCTGGAGCGCAGGGCACGTTCCCGCGCTGAGCGCGGAAAGCCACAGCGGAGGGTGCGGGACCACGGCGGGAGCCGGTTGTGGGCCGCTCTGCTGCGGCCCGCGAGCAGGCATCCCCTGGTCACCCTGTGCGTCGCCGTACTCGCCCTGCTCGCGCTCGCCGTCCCGCTGGCCGGACTGCGGATCACGGAGATGAGCCGGGACACCCACTCCCGCGAGATCCCCGCCATGCGCGTGTACGACCTGCTCAACGAGGAGTTTCCCGAGCACCGGGTCACGCATCAGGTCGTGGTGCGGGCCGATGCCGCACGCTCCGCCGAGGTGGTCGCGGCCCTGCAGGAGGTGGCCCGACGCGCCGACGAGGACCCGTTGTTCGCCGGTGCCTCGCCCGTCCGGACATCCGCCGACCGTCGTATCAGCACCCTCGAATTGAAGGTGCCGCACCTCGGCAACTCCGAGCAGGCGTACGCCTCTCTCGGTCACCTGCGGAAGAACTACCTGCCCGCGACCGTGGGCCGGGTGGCCGGAGCGGAGTTCGGGGTGAGCGGGGACGTAGCCCGGTACGCCGACTATCCCGCGCACCAGAACAGCAAACTTCCCCTGGTCCTGGGGGCGTTGCTGCTGGCCACCTTCGCGATGACCGCGTACGCGTTCCGCTCGGTGGTGCTGGGGCTGCTCGGCGTCGTGCTGAACCTCCTGTCCGCGGCGGCGGCGCTCGGGCTGCTCGTGCTGGTCTTCCAGCGGACGTGGGCCGAAGGGTTGCTGGACTTCCACTCCACGGGGTCGATCGGGTCGCGCGTACCGCTGTTCCTGTTCGTGATCCTTTTCGGGCTCTCGATGGACTACCAGGTGTTCGTGGTGAGCAGGGTGAGGGAGGCCGTGGTCGCGGGCGTTCCGACGCGGCAGGCCGTGCTCGACGGCATCCGCCGGTCGGCGAGCGTGGTGACGAGCGCGGCCGTGGTGATGACGACCGTCTTCGCGAGCTTCGTCTTCCTGCACATCATCGAGATGAAGCAGATCGGCTTCGTCCTCGCGGCGGCCGTACTGCTCGACGCCTTCATCGTGCGGATCACCATCCTGCCGTCGGCGATGCTCCTGCTCGGCAGGCGATGCTGGTGGCCGTCGAGGACGGGGCGGGAACCCACGGCGGCATCAACGGGAAAGACCGACAAGCGCCCAGCGGCCGAAGTACGTTGA
- a CDS encoding sensor histidine kinase: MAVLTASPPDALWATSLRRWNMVCWALFGAMTVGLVTSAPPGGSKYAALALLGSVMLCYAVLDRFPANPVVRPQVYLWVLVLALGGLAYLGSSYAALFMVTLPHYWMFARTPRASMGFLGFATGATLAGSLSRQGWSAEFFGETLVSTLIVVAVGVLIGLWAHSVVAQSSERARLIEELERTQARLSEAHQRQGAADERERIARDIHDTLAQGFASIIVLAEAVRGGLSDDPARSARQLRSIEFTARENLAEARELVASAQPPGPGRVDSGSVAQTLRRTLARFAEDTQLTVDADLADLDCDQQTRIALLRCTQESLANIRKHACASTVGVVLARRPYGVELEITDDGTGFVVGESKGFGLDGMRNRLTELGGRLTVTSSVGDGTRILATLPVPDGVGE, encoded by the coding sequence ATGGCTGTCCTGACCGCATCCCCACCCGACGCCCTGTGGGCCACGTCGCTGCGCCGCTGGAACATGGTGTGCTGGGCGCTGTTCGGGGCGATGACCGTCGGCCTGGTGACGTCGGCCCCGCCGGGCGGGAGCAAGTACGCGGCCCTCGCCCTGCTCGGCAGCGTGATGCTCTGCTACGCGGTGCTCGACCGCTTCCCGGCAAATCCCGTCGTCCGTCCACAGGTCTACCTCTGGGTCCTCGTACTTGCCCTGGGCGGCCTGGCCTACCTGGGCAGCAGTTACGCGGCGCTGTTCATGGTGACGCTCCCGCACTACTGGATGTTCGCGCGCACCCCGCGCGCCTCGATGGGCTTTCTCGGGTTCGCCACGGGTGCCACGCTCGCCGGAAGCCTGAGCCGGCAGGGCTGGTCGGCGGAGTTCTTCGGCGAGACCCTGGTGTCCACGCTGATCGTCGTCGCCGTCGGCGTACTGATCGGCCTGTGGGCGCACTCGGTCGTGGCCCAGAGCAGTGAACGGGCCCGGCTGATCGAGGAACTGGAGCGGACCCAGGCACGGCTCTCCGAGGCGCACCAGCGGCAGGGCGCCGCCGACGAACGGGAACGTATCGCACGCGACATCCACGACACCCTCGCCCAGGGCTTCGCGTCGATCATCGTGCTCGCCGAGGCGGTAAGGGGCGGGCTGTCCGACGATCCGGCGCGCAGCGCCCGGCAGCTACGGTCGATCGAGTTCACCGCGCGGGAAAACCTGGCCGAGGCAAGGGAGTTGGTCGCATCGGCGCAGCCTCCGGGACCGGGCCGGGTCGATTCCGGCTCGGTGGCGCAGACCCTGCGCCGCACCCTGGCCCGCTTCGCGGAGGACACCCAGCTCACCGTGGACGCCGATCTGGCGGACCTCGACTGCGACCAGCAGACCCGGATCGCGCTGCTGCGCTGCACCCAGGAGTCGCTGGCCAACATACGCAAGCACGCGTGCGCGTCCACGGTCGGCGTGGTGCTGGCCCGGCGGCCGTACGGTGTGGAGTTGGAGATCACCGACGACGGGACCGGGTTCGTGGTGGGGGAGTCCAAGGGCTTCGGGCTCGACGGCATGCGCAACCGGCTGACGGAACTGGGCGGAAGGCTCACGGTGACGAGTTCGGTGGGCGACGGGACGCGAATCCTGGCGACGCTCCCGGTGCCGGACGGGGTGGGGGAATGA
- a CDS encoding response regulator has product MNGSGLRVVVVDDHTVMRAGVIALLADEDTIEIVGEAANGRAALELVERLDPDLALVDLRMPVLDGVTTTAEVVARFPRTRVLILTTYDTDAEIERAVEAGAIGYLLKDTTREQLVDAVHAAARGETVLAPRVAAKLVARMRRPAQEPLTDRETDVLDAVADGLTNAEIGRRLVIAEATVKTHLLRLFAKLDVNDRTRAVVVALERGLLPRPRP; this is encoded by the coding sequence ATGAACGGGAGTGGTCTGCGCGTCGTCGTGGTCGACGACCACACCGTGATGCGCGCCGGAGTCATCGCTCTCCTCGCCGACGAGGACACCATCGAGATCGTCGGCGAGGCGGCGAACGGGCGTGCGGCGCTGGAACTCGTCGAGCGGCTCGACCCCGACCTGGCCCTGGTCGATCTGCGGATGCCCGTCCTGGACGGTGTGACGACTACGGCCGAGGTCGTCGCCAGGTTTCCGCGCACCCGTGTCCTGATCCTGACCACCTACGACACGGACGCCGAGATCGAACGAGCGGTCGAGGCCGGCGCCATCGGCTACCTGCTCAAGGACACCACGCGCGAACAACTCGTCGACGCCGTCCACGCCGCCGCACGCGGCGAGACGGTACTCGCTCCCCGCGTCGCCGCGAAACTCGTGGCGCGGATGCGCCGGCCGGCCCAGGAGCCCTTGACCGACCGCGAGACCGACGTCCTGGACGCGGTCGCCGACGGCCTCACCAACGCCGAGATCGGCAGACGCCTCGTCATCGCCGAGGCCACGGTAAAAACCCACCTCCTCCGCCTCTTCGCCAAGCTGGACGTGAACGACCGCACAAGAGCAGTCGTGGTAGCCCTGGAACGAGGACTCCTCCCGAGACCCCGGCCGTGA
- a CDS encoding STAS domain-containing protein — protein sequence MGALWGVRLWGDFDAESIHVVERVTYEVLHSSLAPVVFDLRHVTFANTALLNHLIALRRHRRVGLIGADRLMRLMIEVSGAELPVFPDLAAALSALSADDTP from the coding sequence GTGGGGGCGCTGTGGGGGGTCAGGCTGTGGGGGGACTTCGACGCCGAGTCGATCCACGTCGTCGAGCGGGTCACCTACGAGGTGCTGCACAGCAGCCTCGCGCCCGTGGTGTTCGACCTGCGGCACGTGACCTTCGCCAACACGGCGCTGCTGAACCATCTGATCGCGCTCCGTCGGCACCGGCGCGTCGGCCTCATCGGGGCCGACCGTCTGATGCGGCTGATGATCGAGGTGAGCGGGGCCGAGCTTCCCGTCTTTCCCGACCTGGCCGCCGCCCTCTCCGCCCTGTCGGCGGACGACACGCCCTAG
- a CDS encoding IPT/TIG domain-containing protein, which translates to MNSATRITAVTPSGIPGAAEVRVTTPGGTSAPDAFFFYAAPPVLQSADPVQGPTAGGTVVTLTGSNLLNAGAVLFGAANAASYTVVSATQITASAPPGTGSVPITVVTPGGTSNPLAFVYVVPPTLTALVPSAGPASAGTVVTLTGTNLATATAVTFGCSAVPFTVVSDTKITAVAPAGAPGPVTVTVTTAGGTSSGLPYTRTAAPGI; encoded by the coding sequence GTGAACTCGGCGACCCGGATCACCGCCGTCACGCCCTCCGGAATCCCCGGGGCGGCCGAGGTGCGGGTGACCACCCCGGGAGGCACCAGCGCGCCGGACGCGTTCTTCTTCTACGCCGCGCCGCCCGTGCTCCAGAGCGCCGACCCCGTACAGGGCCCGACGGCCGGTGGCACCGTGGTCACCCTGACCGGGAGCAACCTGCTCAACGCCGGCGCCGTCCTCTTCGGGGCCGCCAACGCCGCCTCGTACACCGTGGTGTCGGCGACGCAGATCACGGCGTCCGCCCCGCCGGGGACGGGCAGCGTGCCCATCACGGTGGTCACGCCGGGCGGTACGAGCAACCCCCTGGCCTTCGTCTACGTCGTCCCGCCCACGCTGACGGCATTGGTACCCAGCGCTGGACCGGCGTCCGCGGGCACGGTGGTGACCCTCACCGGCACCAACCTGGCCACCGCCACGGCCGTCACGTTCGGATGTTCGGCCGTCCCCTTCACCGTGGTGTCGGACACGAAGATCACCGCCGTCGCGCCCGCGGGCGCCCCGGGCCCGGTCACCGTGACCGTCACCACCGCGGGCGGTACCAGCTCCGGGCTGCCCTACACACGCACCGCCGCGCCCGGCATCTGA
- a CDS encoding IPT/TIG domain-containing protein has product MPPTINTINPTQGPTTGGTTVTLTGTGMTGSTAVRFGSTNATSFTVNSATRITAVSPPRAAGATAVTVVHPTGNSNSVTFTYVVAQVPQVTGVSPANGPTAGGTGVVLTGTGFTGATAVTFAGVPAT; this is encoded by the coding sequence ATGCCGCCCACGATCAACACCATCAATCCCACACAGGGGCCCACCACCGGGGGTACGACCGTCACCCTCACCGGCACGGGGATGACCGGGAGCACCGCCGTACGTTTCGGCAGCACCAACGCCACATCTTTCACCGTCAATTCGGCCACCCGGATCACCGCCGTCAGCCCGCCCCGTGCCGCCGGAGCGACGGCCGTGACGGTCGTCCATCCGACCGGGAACAGCAACTCGGTGACATTCACCTACGTGGTGGCGCAGGTGCCCCAGGTCACCGGAGTCTCGCCCGCCAACGGCCCGACGGCGGGCGGCACCGGTGTCGTCCTGACGGGGACCGGATTCACCGGGGCCACGGCGGTCACCTTCGCGGGGGTTCCGGCCACGTAG
- a CDS encoding cold-shock protein has product MTSGTVKWFNAEKGFGFISQDGGGPDVFAHYSNINSSGFRELLEGQQVTFDVTQGQKGPQAENITVV; this is encoded by the coding sequence ATGACCAGCGGTACCGTCAAGTGGTTCAACGCCGAGAAGGGCTTCGGCTTCATCTCTCAGGACGGCGGCGGCCCGGACGTCTTTGCGCACTACTCGAACATCAACTCTTCCGGCTTTCGCGAGCTCCTCGAGGGCCAGCAGGTGACGTTCGACGTCACCCAGGGTCAGAAGGGCCCGCAGGCGGAGAACATCACCGTCGTCTGA
- a CDS encoding alpha/beta hydrolase, with the protein MRTSGKSRRRVHALRWGAGALVLSGTVSVVAAMGAYAGGPPSGPSGEKPTIVLVHGAFADASSWNGVVGALQKNGYKVVAAANPLRGIPQDSTYVASLLKSIKGPIILAGHSYGGEVISQAAAGNSNVKALVYINAIMPDVGESFSSLSAKFPAPPLTTALDQVPFRNGDGTGGTDVYVQTDKLRQVFAQDLPVTQTDLLGATQRPLALSAFNDKLTAAAWHDKPVYVLVGKQDRSIDPGLERYEAKRAKARKTVEINSSHVSLISHPQAVKDLIVNAAEDYQWNR; encoded by the coding sequence ATGCGAACATCCGGTAAGTCACGGCGTCGCGTCCACGCACTCCGCTGGGGTGCGGGCGCACTGGTCCTGTCGGGCACCGTCTCGGTGGTCGCGGCCATGGGGGCGTACGCGGGCGGACCGCCCAGCGGGCCCAGCGGGGAGAAGCCGACGATCGTGCTCGTGCACGGCGCCTTCGCCGACGCCTCCAGTTGGAACGGCGTGGTGGGCGCGCTGCAGAAGAACGGCTACAAGGTGGTCGCGGCGGCCAACCCGCTCCGTGGCATACCCCAGGACTCGACCTACGTGGCGAGCCTCCTGAAGAGCATCAAGGGGCCGATCATCCTCGCCGGCCACTCCTACGGCGGCGAGGTCATCTCCCAGGCCGCGGCGGGGAACAGCAACGTCAAGGCGCTGGTGTACATCAACGCGATCATGCCCGACGTCGGCGAGTCCTTCTCCAGCCTCTCGGCGAAGTTCCCGGCCCCGCCCCTCACGACGGCGCTCGACCAGGTGCCCTTCCGCAACGGCGACGGCACCGGCGGCACGGATGTCTACGTCCAGACCGACAAGCTCCGCCAGGTCTTCGCCCAGGACCTCCCCGTCACGCAGACCGACCTGCTCGGCGCCACCCAACGGCCCCTCGCCCTCTCCGCCTTCAACGACAAGCTCACGGCCGCGGCCTGGCACGACAAGCCCGTCTACGTCCTGGTGGGCAAGCAGGACAGGTCCATCGACCCCGGGCTGGAACGCTACGAGGCGAAGCGCGCCAAGGCCCGCAAGACGGTCGAGATCAACTCCTCCCACGTCTCCCTGATCTCCCACCCCCAGGCGGTGAAGGACCTCATCGTCAACGCGGCGGAGGACTACCAGTGGAACAGGTAG
- a CDS encoding GlsB/YeaQ/YmgE family stress response membrane protein, with protein MGIIAWILIGLIAGAIAKALMPGKDPGGCLVTMLIGIVGGLLGGWLGKVIFGVHSINGFFHLSTWIAAVVGSVIVLLLYRLVTGRRSH; from the coding sequence GTGGGCATCATCGCCTGGATCCTCATCGGCCTCATCGCGGGCGCCATCGCCAAGGCGCTCATGCCCGGCAAGGACCCGGGCGGCTGCCTCGTCACGATGCTCATCGGCATCGTCGGCGGTCTGCTCGGCGGCTGGCTCGGCAAGGTGATCTTCGGTGTGCACTCCATCAACGGCTTCTTCCACCTGTCGACGTGGATCGCCGCGGTCGTCGGCTCGGTGATCGTGCTCCTGCTGTACCGCCTCGTGACGGGGCGCCGCTCGCACTGA
- a CDS encoding MFS transporter, producing the protein MDVWRRLLLAVVCGVAVASVYAAQPVLAPMGDSLGIPAGQLGWIVSVGQFGYLAGLVLLVPLGDVVTDRRRLIAVHLVITAAGLLLTSAASTAWMAFTGLALAGMFAVVVQTTVAYAASVSPPAERGRNIGIVTSGVVIGILGARIVTGLLAEQWSWRSIYVLLGVLALGIAVLVPRALSPEERSRRPAGYGQALAALGTLFRERLFLTRGLIAFFLFASFGTLWSGLSLPLADAPWHFSEGQIGLFGLAGLAGALGAARAGGWADAGRAVPMAGFALALLIVSWAAIAPLSWSLWLPIIGIVLLDFAVQVVHVSNQHTLTSAYAERTSSVIGAYMVFYSLGSALGAAATTTVFASHGWVGSSLLGAGFATCALITWAIGKGLPDGASKTLRVTEAHGQEKKMQRADTA; encoded by the coding sequence ATGGACGTCTGGCGGCGGTTACTACTCGCAGTCGTGTGCGGTGTCGCGGTGGCAAGCGTCTACGCCGCGCAACCGGTTCTCGCACCGATGGGAGACAGCCTCGGCATCCCGGCGGGACAGTTGGGATGGATCGTCTCGGTCGGTCAGTTCGGCTACTTGGCCGGCCTGGTGCTGCTGGTCCCGCTCGGCGACGTGGTCACCGACAGACGTCGACTCATTGCGGTGCACCTCGTGATCACCGCCGCCGGCCTTCTCCTGACTTCGGCGGCCTCGACCGCCTGGATGGCTTTCACAGGACTCGCGCTGGCCGGGATGTTCGCGGTCGTGGTGCAGACCACGGTGGCCTATGCTGCATCGGTCTCACCGCCCGCCGAACGTGGGCGGAACATCGGGATCGTCACCTCCGGCGTGGTGATCGGCATCCTTGGCGCGCGAATTGTCACCGGCCTGCTCGCCGAGCAGTGGAGTTGGCGGAGCATCTACGTACTGCTCGGCGTGCTGGCCCTCGGGATCGCCGTCCTCGTCCCGCGTGCCCTGTCCCCGGAAGAGCGATCTCGCCGGCCTGCGGGATACGGGCAGGCCCTCGCCGCGCTTGGCACACTGTTCAGGGAGCGTCTCTTTCTGACGCGCGGCCTCATCGCGTTCTTCCTGTTTGCCTCCTTCGGAACGCTGTGGAGCGGACTATCGCTGCCGCTGGCGGACGCGCCATGGCACTTCAGTGAGGGCCAGATCGGCTTGTTCGGTCTCGCTGGACTCGCAGGCGCGCTGGGCGCTGCTCGCGCGGGAGGCTGGGCGGACGCCGGACGGGCAGTGCCGATGGCGGGTTTCGCGCTGGCCCTTCTCATCGTCTCCTGGGCCGCGATCGCCCCCCTGTCCTGGTCCCTGTGGCTGCCCATCATCGGCATCGTGCTGCTCGACTTCGCGGTCCAGGTCGTGCACGTGAGCAACCAGCACACGCTTACCAGCGCATACGCGGAACGCACCAGCAGCGTCATTGGTGCCTACATGGTCTTCTACTCCCTCGGCTCCGCCCTCGGAGCAGCCGCCACGACCACCGTCTTCGCCTCCCACGGATGGGTCGGATCCAGCCTCCTGGGAGCCGGATTCGCAACCTGCGCCCTGATCACCTGGGCGATCGGCAAAGGCCTGCCCGACGGCGCGTCTAAGACCCTGCGGGTCACCGAGGCCCACGGTCAGGAGAAGAAGATGCAGCGGGCGGACACCGCCTAG
- a CDS encoding winged helix-turn-helix transcriptional regulator codes for MPRSSTGAPNDAWTDPHCPVARALDLVGDRWSLLVVRDAMDGARSFTEFQRRTGIARNILSDRLRKLSAHGLLAKQTAPTGRRLEYVLTDKGRDLFPVLLTLRQWGEHHAFEPGEPHSTLLDEQGVRVPDLTPTGADGAPLTADSTWVRKIDRSR; via the coding sequence ATGCCGCGCTCCTCCACCGGCGCCCCGAACGACGCCTGGACCGATCCCCACTGCCCCGTCGCCCGCGCGCTCGACCTCGTAGGCGACCGCTGGAGCCTCTTGGTCGTCCGGGACGCGATGGACGGGGCCCGCTCCTTCACCGAGTTCCAGCGCCGCACCGGCATCGCCCGCAACATCCTCAGCGACCGTCTCCGGAAGCTCAGCGCCCACGGGCTCCTCGCTAAGCAGACCGCACCCACGGGCCGCCGCCTGGAGTACGTGCTCACCGACAAGGGCCGCGACCTGTTCCCCGTACTCCTCACCTTGCGCCAGTGGGGAGAACACCACGCCTTCGAGCCCGGCGAACCCCACTCCACCCTGCTCGACGAGCAGGGCGTCCGCGTCCCGGACCTCACGCCCACCGGAGCCGACGGCGCTCCTCTCACCGCTGACTCCACCTGGGTACGAAAGATCGACAGAAGCCGATGA
- a CDS encoding DUF885 domain-containing protein: MAMSSCCPPPVQWWTSVVRARTREPGLSKPRPTRRDPPGARVPRAALDRAVAAADVALTRFAGYLTKKLAPLAPELDALGEDRYQLGVREFLGIQLDLQETYAWGWEELARIQRDMVEAAARIAPGEPVPTVLATLDEDPRYQIKGAAAFRDWLQELADGTIADIDGTHFTLPAPLRRIDCRISVSEGPAVYLAPSEDLSRPGTIWWTRAAPDGLIPTWTVPGTMFHEGAPGHHLQLGTTALNTTTLNRFQRLAFELHPGHCEGWGLYAERLMDELGYFADPAHRLGMLATGQLLRAARIVLDIGLHLRLPIPKGTGFHEGERWTPELGRTFLTEHCGLGPAGFVDFEIDRYLGRPGQAIASKLGEKVWLESREAARRRDGTDFDLKQFHQQALNLGPMGLDLLHTELTRADRAD; the protein is encoded by the coding sequence ATGGCCATGTCGTCCTGCTGTCCGCCTCCCGTCCAGTGGTGGACGTCCGTGGTGAGGGCGCGGACCAGGGAGCCGGGGCTGTCGAAGCCGCGCCCGACGAGACGGGACCCGCCGGGCGCCCGCGTGCCTCGGGCCGCATTGGACCGAGCGGTGGCCGCTGCGGACGTGGCGCTGACGCGGTTCGCCGGATACCTGACGAAGAAACTCGCACCGCTGGCACCCGAACTGGACGCGCTGGGCGAGGACCGATACCAGCTGGGGGTGCGCGAGTTCCTCGGCATCCAGCTGGATTTGCAGGAGACTTATGCGTGGGGCTGGGAGGAACTGGCCCGGATCCAGCGGGACATGGTCGAAGCCGCAGCACGAATCGCACCGGGCGAACCGGTTCCGACTGTGCTGGCGACGCTCGACGAAGACCCCCGATATCAGATCAAGGGTGCGGCTGCCTTCCGCGACTGGCTGCAGGAACTCGCCGACGGCACCATCGCCGACATCGACGGGACGCACTTCACGCTCCCCGCGCCCCTGCGGCGGATCGACTGCCGGATATCCGTCAGCGAGGGGCCCGCCGTTTACCTGGCGCCCAGCGAGGACCTGTCGCGCCCCGGAACGATCTGGTGGACGCGGGCAGCCCCGGACGGGCTGATTCCGACGTGGACGGTACCGGGCACGATGTTCCACGAAGGGGCTCCAGGCCATCACCTCCAATTGGGCACAACAGCGCTGAACACCACCACCCTCAATCGGTTCCAGCGGCTGGCGTTCGAGCTGCACCCAGGACATTGCGAAGGATGGGGCCTTTATGCCGAACGACTGATGGACGAATTGGGGTACTTCGCCGACCCCGCACACCGTCTGGGCATGCTGGCCACCGGACAGCTGCTGCGCGCCGCGCGGATCGTCCTCGACATCGGCCTGCACCTGAGACTCCCCATTCCCAAAGGCACCGGATTCCACGAGGGTGAGCGGTGGACTCCGGAACTGGGCCGCACGTTCCTCACCGAGCACTGCGGACTCGGTCCGGCAGGTTTCGTCGACTTCGAGATCGACCGGTACCTGGGGCGCCCCGGGCAGGCCATCGCGTCCAAGCTCGGGGAGAAGGTGTGGCTGGAGTCGCGTGAAGCGGCCCGCCGCCGCGACGGCACCGACTTCGACCTCAAGCAGTTCCACCAGCAGGCCCTGAACCTGGGGCCGATGGGCCTGGACCTCTTACACACCGAGCTCACACGTGCAGACCGTGCCGACTGA